One genomic window of Chelonoidis abingdonii isolate Lonesome George chromosome 5, CheloAbing_2.0, whole genome shotgun sequence includes the following:
- the ATP10D gene encoding phospholipid-transporting ATPase VD produces the protein MLNNSGPHYKRSKLERRVNTDVLWCVLLLILMCLIGALGHGIWLSSYSKMPLFNVPGPDGKSTPPALAGFYMFWTMIILLQVLIPISLYVSIEIVKLGQIYLIQNDIDLYHEKSDSTIQCRALNIAEDLGQIQYIFSDKTGTLTENKMVFRRCSIAGQEYCHEENAKRLESYQEADSDSEGLTDALCGSLSCMSKQKVHSCRTVSRPLNSKSLNQLAGSCSALGGKDGVSNIPHSRHVAFSSPIETDVVPDAKLMEKFSQITCHSYAQSEETDRPPSLETVYITDFFLALAICNTVIVSAPNQPRQKMRLSSLGRMPIKSLEEIKQMFQRLSVRRLSSSPAPSAKESSSESPSTFGSKLSIFRVKLASPAMEGVAQTVNEAQATDSPQCTKIPPLGPLDRVDVAASSEHSDAGSSLEQSIAKLCYEAESPDEAALVHAAKAYKCTLQSRTPDQVTVDLAALGSLTFQLLHILPFDSVRKRMSVVVRHPLSNQVVVYTKGADSVIMDLLWTGASDDKSEMEQKKIKERTQKHLDDYARRGLRTLCIAKKVMSDAEYAEWLNSHFLAETSIDNKEELLLESTMKLETKLTLLGATGIEDRLQEGVPDTIEALRKAGIKIWMLTGDKQETAVNIAYACKLLEQDDKIFTLKSLSKDACALLMNTILEDIQKSMYAQKNHNSKLASVFPAPSTQAPEFSASLVIDGKTLEYALHESLQGIFLELTERCRAVVCCRATPLQKSEVVRLVRNRLKVMTLAVGDGANDVSMIQVADTGVGLSGQEGMQAVMASDFAISQFRHLSKLLLVHGHWCYTRLANMILYFFYKNVAYVNLLFWYQFFCGFSGTSMTDYWVLIFFNLLFTSVPPIIYGILDKDISAEILMQLPELYVTGQKSQAYSPPAFWITLLDAFYQSLVCFFVPYFTYRGSDIDIFSFGNPLNTAALFVILLHLLIESKTLTWIHMAVMIGSILFYFVFALTFGAACKTCNPPSNPYWIMEKHMTDPVFYLVCIITTCVALLPRYLFRVLQGALFPSPVLRAKHLDRLSPEEQKEAIKKWKDDRVGKCRMGFQGTRACSRSAEDAASVRESTDHSSYIPVSKTPFHTCPVDRSVQKASFISDIQDEFRDVNSLTCERAAFLNSSKETYSETYGTNNSCAGIPEFTFAKGSNEISLINKASLNCSFTEQDVLTYPAKLEC, from the exons gtcaTGGAATTTGGTTAAGTAGCTATTCGAAGATGCCTCTTTTTAATGTCCCTGGGCCCGATGGAAAATCCACTCCACCAGCATTAGCAGGGTTTTATATGTTTTGGACAATGATCATTTTATTACAG gtCTTGATCCCGATTTCTCTCTATGTTTCAATCGAAATTGTCAAATTGGGACAAATCTATTTAATTCAGAATGATATTGACTTGTACCATGAGAAGAGTGATTCCACTATTCAGTGTCGAGCGCTGAATATCGCTGAAGACTTAGGTCAAATCCAGTACATCTTCTCTGACAAGACCGGAACCctcactgagaacaaaatggtTTTCCGGAGATGCAGTATTGCAGGACAGGAATATTGCCATGAGGAGAATG CCAAGAGACTGGAATCCTATCAAGAGGCTGATTCAGACAGTGAAGGTTTAACAGATGCTCTGTGTGGCTCGTTGAGCTGCATGTCAAAGCAGAAGGTGCACAGCTGCAGGACAGTGAGTCGGCCTTTGAACTCCAAGTCTTTGAATCAGCTGGCTGGTAGCTGTTCTGCTTTAGGAGGGAAAGATGGAGTCAGTAACATTCCACACTCAAGACATGTAGCTTTCAGCAGCCCCATT GAAACTGATGTTGTTCCAGACGCAAAGCTCATGGAGAAATTTAGTCAAATTACCTGTCATTCCTATGCACAATCAGAAGAAACTGACAGACCCCCATCCTTGGAGACAGTATATATTACTGACTTCTTCCTTGCTCTGGCAATCTGTAATACTGTGATAGTTTCAGCTCCTAACCAACCACGTCAAAAG ATGAGACTATCTTCACTAGGTAGAATGCCTATTAAATCCCTTGAGGAAATCAAACAGATGTTCCAGAGGTTGTCAGTCCGAAGGCTGAGTTCATCACCAGCTCCAAGTGCAAAAGAATCCTCCTCTGAGAGCCCTAGTACTTTTGGGAGCAAACTATCTATTTTCAGAGTGAAGCTGGCTTCACCTGCTATGGAAGGGGTGGCCCAAACAGTTAATGAAGCTCAGGCTACTGATAGCCCACAATGCACCAAAATACCTCCACTTGGACCATTAGATAGAGTGGACGTAGCTGCAAGCAGTGAGCACTCTGATGCTGGATCATCTCTTGAACAATCTATAGCTAAGCTGTGTTATGAGGCTGAGAGCCCTGATGAAGCTGCACTAGTTCATGCTGCCAAGGCTTACAAATGCACTTTACAGTCTAGGACTCCTGATCAAGTTACTGTAGACCTGGCTGCTTTGGGATCTTTGACATTTCAGCTTTTGCACATTTTGCCTTTTGACTCAGTACGAAAAAGAATGTCAGTAGTAGTTAGACATCCGCTCTCCAACCAAGTGGTGGTGTACACGAAAGGTGCAGACTCGGTCATTATGGATTTGTTGTGGACTGGAGCTTCCG atgATAAATCAGAAAtggaacaaaagaaaattaaggaGAGAACTCAGAAACACTTAGATGATTATGCCAGAAGAGGACTGCGCACATTGTGTATAGCTAAAAAG GTGATGAGTGATGCAGAATATGCTGAGTGGTTAAATAGTCATTTTTTAGCAGAAACCAGTATTGACAATAAGGAAGAGCTGCTGCTTGAATCTACTATGAAGCTTGAGACTAAGTTAACACTCCTTG GTGCCACTGGGATTGAGGATCGCCTGCAGGAGGGTGTTCCAGACACTATAGAGGCACTGCGAAAAGCTGGAATCAAAATTTGGATGCTGACAGGAGATAAACAAGAGACTGCTGTCAATATCGCATATGCTTGCAAGTTACTGGAACAAGATGACAAAATCTTCACTCTCAAATCTCTAAGTAAA GACGCCTGTGCATTGTTGATGAACACTATTTTAGAAGACATCCAAAAAAGTATGTATGcccaaaaaaatcacaactcCAAACTTGCGAGCGTCTTTCCAGCTCCCTCCACCCAAGCTCCAGAGTTCAGTGCCAGCCTGGTTATTGATGGAAAGACTTTAGAATATGCCCTGCACGAGAGCCTGCAAGGTATCTTCCTGGAACTCACGGAGAGGTGCCGGGCTGTGGTCTGCTGCAGAGCAACGCCCCTGCAGAAAAGTGAAGTGGTCAGACTGGTGCGAAACAGGTTGAAAGTGATGACACTAGCCGTAG GTGATGGTGCCAATGATGTCAGTATGATCCAGGTGGCTGATACTGGAGTGGGACTCTCAGGCCAAGAAGGCATGCAG GCTGTGATGGCAAGTGACTTTGCAATTTCGCAGTTCAGACACCTCAGCAAGCTGCTGCTTGTCCATGGACACTGGTGTTACACCAGGCTGGCCAACATGATCCTTTATTTTTTCTACAAGAATGTG GCCTATGTAAACCTCCTATTCTGGTACCAGTTCTTTTGTGGGTTTTCGGGAACATCCATGACCGACTATTGGGTTTTGATTTTCTTCAACCTCCTCTTCACTTCGGTGCCGCCCATCATTTATGGCATTCTGGACAAAGATATCTCTGCAGAGATCCTCATGCAGCTACCTGAGCTTTATGTGACTGGTCAGAAGTCTCAG GCATATTCACCTCCAGCTTTCTGGATCACCTTGCTGGATGCTTTTTACCAAAGTCTGGTTTGCTTTTTTGTGCCTTACTTT ACTTATCGTGGTTCTGACATAGAcatcttttcttttggtaacccgtTAAACACAGCAGCGCTCTTCGTCATATTACTGCACCTCCTGATCGAGAGTAAAACTTTG ACTTGGATACACATGGCTGTTATGATAGGTAGCATCTTATTTTACTTTGTCTTCGCACTGACTTTTGGAGCAGCCTGCAAAACCTGTAATCCACCATCAAATCCCTATTGGATCATGGAAAAGCACATGACAGACCCAGTGTTTTATCTGGTTTGCATCATTACTACTTGTGTTGCTCTTCTACCAAG ATACTTATTCAGAGTTCTTCAGGGGGCTTTGTTTCCATCTCCAGTTTTGAGAGCCAAGCACCTTGACAGACTGAGCCCCGAGGAGCAGAAGGAAGCAATTAAAAAGTGGAAGGATGATCGTGTTGGGAAGTGCAGAATGGGTTTCCAGGGCACTCGGGCGTGTTCCAGGTCTGCTGAAGATGCTGCATCAGTAAGAGAAAGTACTGACCACTCTTCATACATCCCAGTGTCTAAGACACCTTTTCATACCTGTCCAGTAGACAGGTCAGTGCAGAAGGCTTCTTTCATATCAGACATACAGGATGAATTCAGGGATGTGAACAGCCTGACTTGTGAGAGAGCTGCATTTTTGAACTCTTCGAAGGAAACCTATTCAGAAACATATGGCACTAATAATTCTTGTGCCGGCATCCCGGAGTTTACTTTTGCAAAGGGCAGCAATGAAATTTCTCTAATAAATAAGGCCAGTTTGAATTGTTCTTTTACTGAACAGGATGTTTTAACATACCCTGCAAAGCTGGAAtgttaa